The following coding sequences are from one Planifilum fulgidum window:
- a CDS encoding SDR family oxidoreductase, which yields MEGSVAWVTGGIRGLGAQVVKVLAESGFHIAVNYRSSREAAERLAGEVRALGREVLALQGDVGRPEDVRRMAGEIRKRWDRVDVLVCTAGPFLFRRIPAAELTDRQWREMIDGNLSGVFYCVREVIPLMRRRGFGRIITFGFPEAEHAPPWAGFSAYAAAKAGLVSFTRTLAEEEAPHGITVNMISPGDIRDPYKEAPIQAARGKRDDRNPVGRPGTGGDIARVVRFLVDPDADFITGAVIPVTGGFDNRNFRLP from the coding sequence GTGGAAGGATCTGTCGCCTGGGTGACCGGTGGCATCCGCGGTTTGGGTGCCCAGGTGGTGAAGGTGTTGGCCGAGTCGGGATTTCACATCGCCGTCAATTACCGGAGCAGCCGGGAGGCGGCGGAACGGCTGGCCGGGGAAGTCCGCGCTCTTGGAAGGGAAGTCCTCGCGCTTCAGGGGGATGTGGGCCGTCCGGAGGATGTCCGGAGGATGGCCGGGGAGATCCGGAAGCGATGGGACCGGGTGGATGTGCTCGTTTGCACGGCGGGGCCCTTTTTGTTCCGGCGCATTCCGGCGGCGGAACTGACGGACCGGCAGTGGCGGGAGATGATCGACGGGAACCTGTCGGGGGTGTTTTACTGCGTGCGGGAAGTGATTCCCTTGATGCGGCGACGCGGATTCGGCCGAATCATCACCTTCGGCTTTCCCGAAGCGGAGCACGCTCCTCCGTGGGCGGGTTTCTCCGCCTATGCGGCGGCCAAGGCGGGGTTGGTCTCCTTCACCCGGACCCTGGCGGAGGAAGAGGCACCGCACGGGATCACCGTCAACATGATCAGTCCGGGGGACATTCGCGATCCCTACAAGGAGGCGCCCATCCAAGCCGCCCGCGGAAAAAGGGATGACCGCAATCCCGTCGGCAGACCGGGAACCGGCGGGGACATCGCCCGGGTGGTCCGCTTCCTGGTGGATCCTGACGCCGATTTTATCACCGGGGCGGTCATCCCCGTCACCGGCGGTTTCGACAACCGCAACTTTCGGCTGCCTTAA
- a CDS encoding esterase/lipase family protein, translating into MRRKKLISLLTVVVLCVSAWVGPASAQEKTVPHPVRVGGDAGAEAVPGTWYVGETPPNVDYGKPPIVFVQGLRGSAESWWGETAYHGPNDMYATAYSNGYRTAFVELYDSGGEGASMWDNGRLLADLLAQIRQYFGEPVNIVSHSKGGIDSQTALVHYGAWPHVGRVITLGSPHRGSPLADLAYSWWAGWLAELLGARDDGTEVLQTGYMEYFRSITDSHENAGKNAYYTAAGTSWGPFPSALWMGGAYLSSYGQNDGLVNVWSTPLPNGQHLFTENFDHDNIRMGSTAFPRIEPALRTALRAEKAGPGGILDRKDQKGKNESVVRGGPLAAGQRAEQSIAVEGGREEAVFQIMTHRSDVKTALVSPGGRIYTPRSAEYFAAEEKEIFKGAKIHAYRISRPEAGEWKVRMTSPDDGAYLLVVSFIGERALEVQMDASRAGESGVPIRVRLKKPHLWNMKNFDIRARVVGPGATGAPFRSAAKQPETRLLPDAKDPGAFNGTIPAVQRPGIYNVTIDIRGKARDGTDFERTVIRSFFVADGKDPTRIR; encoded by the coding sequence ATGAGAAGAAAAAAACTCATCTCGTTGTTGACGGTGGTCGTATTGTGCGTGTCGGCATGGGTCGGTCCCGCATCGGCTCAGGAGAAAACGGTTCCTCATCCGGTGCGCGTCGGCGGGGATGCGGGGGCGGAGGCGGTTCCGGGGACCTGGTATGTGGGAGAGACGCCTCCCAATGTGGACTACGGCAAGCCGCCGATTGTCTTCGTCCAGGGCTTGCGCGGCTCCGCCGAAAGCTGGTGGGGGGAGACCGCCTACCACGGTCCCAACGACATGTACGCCACGGCCTACAGCAACGGGTACCGGACCGCTTTCGTCGAACTGTATGACTCGGGCGGCGAAGGGGCGAGCATGTGGGACAACGGCCGTCTCCTGGCCGACCTCCTGGCCCAGATTCGGCAATATTTCGGAGAACCCGTCAACATCGTCTCCCACAGCAAGGGCGGGATCGACAGTCAAACGGCACTCGTTCACTACGGAGCGTGGCCGCATGTGGGCAGGGTGATCACCTTGGGTTCGCCCCACCGGGGTTCCCCCCTGGCCGATCTCGCCTACAGCTGGTGGGCGGGATGGCTGGCGGAACTGCTGGGGGCCCGGGATGATGGAACGGAAGTGCTGCAAACCGGGTATATGGAGTATTTCCGGTCCATCACGGACAGTCACGAAAACGCCGGCAAAAATGCCTATTACACCGCCGCCGGGACCAGCTGGGGACCCTTTCCCTCGGCCCTGTGGATGGGAGGCGCTTATTTGTCCTCCTACGGACAAAACGACGGTCTGGTCAACGTCTGGAGCACCCCCCTTCCCAACGGACAACATCTGTTTACGGAGAACTTCGATCATGACAACATCCGCATGGGGAGCACCGCCTTTCCGCGGATCGAACCCGCGCTCCGCACCGCTTTGAGGGCGGAGAAGGCAGGACCCGGGGGAATTTTGGACAGGAAGGACCAAAAGGGGAAAAACGAGTCGGTGGTGCGTGGCGGACCCCTTGCCGCCGGGCAGAGGGCGGAGCAGTCCATCGCCGTCGAGGGCGGGCGGGAAGAAGCGGTCTTTCAAATCATGACCCATCGCTCCGATGTGAAAACGGCGCTCGTTTCGCCCGGGGGACGCATCTACACCCCGCGCAGCGCCGAATATTTCGCCGCCGAGGAGAAGGAGATCTTCAAGGGCGCGAAGATCCACGCGTACCGGATTTCCCGGCCCGAAGCGGGGGAATGGAAGGTGCGCATGACCAGTCCGGACGACGGGGCGTATCTGCTGGTCGTATCCTTTATCGGAGAAAGGGCGCTGGAGGTGCAAATGGATGCTTCCCGGGCCGGGGAGAGCGGGGTGCCCATCCGGGTCCGCCTGAAAAAACCTCATCTCTGGAATATGAAAAACTTTGATATCCGGGCAAGGGTGGTCGGGCCGGGGGCGACGGGCGCTCCCTTCAGGTCGGCGGCAAAGCAACCCGAAACGCGCCTTCTTCCCGATGCCAAAGACCCGGGAGCCTTCAACGGAACGATCCCTGCCGTTCAGCGTCCCGGAATTTACAACGTCACCATCGATATCCGAGGAAAGGCCCGGGACGGAACCGACTTTGAGCGGACGGTGATCCGGTCCTTCTTCGTGGCGGACGGGAAAGACCCGACACGGATCCGATAA
- a CDS encoding patatin-like phospholipase family protein, protein MNDVGIALSGGGVAGCAHLGILYGLEKEKVPVRYIAGTSAGAVVAALYAYGYRPKHMTKLLPLINKELVDYDYPSFVRAFLRRGMQVQGLAKGERLRYLIAETTRNARMADLPFPVALIATDLKTARPVIFTSRPFLRPLPGADVITDIPVADAVVASCAIPVLFQPIRHRDRILVDGGVIDNCPISAVKALGAEKTIAVRTREAAPVESSFDSLLAIVKRVMSITLNNQLKQQLKEADIVLEPEVAPDTLLDFTQTIACVKCGYRHVRERMGEIRRVLGQAEEKVSL, encoded by the coding sequence ATGAACGACGTGGGAATCGCTTTGAGCGGCGGAGGTGTGGCGGGATGCGCACACCTGGGCATTTTGTACGGTTTGGAAAAAGAAAAGGTCCCCGTCCGGTACATCGCGGGAACCAGTGCGGGAGCCGTCGTCGCCGCCCTGTACGCCTACGGTTACCGACCGAAACACATGACCAAACTGCTCCCTTTGATCAATAAGGAATTGGTCGATTATGATTATCCTTCCTTCGTGCGCGCCTTCCTCCGGCGGGGAATGCAGGTCCAGGGCCTGGCGAAGGGGGAGAGGCTGCGGTATCTGATCGCGGAAACCACCCGAAATGCCCGAATGGCCGACCTGCCGTTTCCCGTCGCGCTCATCGCCACCGATCTGAAAACCGCCCGGCCGGTGATTTTCACTTCGCGCCCCTTCCTTCGGCCCCTTCCCGGCGCGGACGTGATCACCGACATCCCGGTGGCGGACGCCGTGGTCGCCAGTTGTGCCATTCCGGTGCTGTTCCAGCCGATTCGCCACAGGGACCGGATCCTGGTGGACGGCGGAGTCATCGACAATTGCCCGATCAGCGCCGTCAAGGCGCTGGGGGCGGAGAAAACCATCGCCGTCCGGACGAGGGAAGCCGCTCCGGTCGAAAGCTCCTTCGACTCCCTCTTGGCCATCGTCAAGCGGGTGATGAGCATTACCCTGAACAACCAGTTGAAACAACAGCTCAAAGAGGCGGACATCGTTCTTGAACCGGAGGTGGCTCCCGATACCCTGTTGGATTTCACGCAAACCATCGCCTGTGTCAAATGCGGATATCGCCACGTGCGGGAACGGATGGGGGAGATCCGGCGCGTGCTGGGACAGGCGGAGGAGAAGGTTTCCCTTTAG